One window of the Andreesenia angusta genome contains the following:
- a CDS encoding NAD(P)H-dependent oxidoreductase subunit E → MEFKFDWEENKEKLQQLDDIIADKKGTKGALMSVLHKAQSLFGYLPIEVQRKISEGLSVPLAEVYGVVTFYSQFT, encoded by the coding sequence ATGGAATTTAAATTTGACTGGGAAGAAAACAAGGAAAAGCTTCAGCAGCTAGACGATATAATAGCTGACAAGAAGGGAACAAAAGGAGCGCTTATGAGCGTGCTTCACAAGGCGCAGAGCCTTTTTGGATACCTTCCTATAGAGGTTCAGAGAAAGATATCTGAGGGTCTTTCTGTACCACTAGCAGAGGTGTACGGAGTTGTGACTTTCTACTCGCAGTTCACGC